In a genomic window of Erigeron canadensis isolate Cc75 chromosome 5, C_canadensis_v1, whole genome shotgun sequence:
- the LOC122601526 gene encoding uncharacterized protein LOC122601526, whose translation MPDFVKPIREPARQSTFEFDLNKEPNIDLNEVPYEFQGLHMLDLNKASLKCGSNLMDDIPQVFHPYITNIQNVFGDGNCGYRALAVGLGLNEDNFYEYIRQQMREELQNRYDLYSRIFVIDINSMYQDLCFFGSPCPPEHWMKMPEAGVLIANKLGVIVHSLDKRGSTTIFPFWCGPEDVQHHRALTIALVNGESHFVTVELQGKYPMPVITPYWIFHHGMCAAGWEIMYRSRLDLYISLCRRESGVINIFD comes from the coding sequence ATGCCCGATTTTGTTAAGCCGATTAGGGAGCCTGCCAGACAAAGTACATTTGAATTTGACTTGAACAAGGAGCCAAATATAGATTTGAACGAGGTCCCATATGAGTTTCAGGGTCTACACATGTTGGACTTAAATAAAGCGTCACTGAAGTGTGGTTCAAATTTAATGGACGATATTCCACAAGTATTTCATCCATATATTACGAATATACAAAATGTTTTCGGTGATGGAAACTGTGGATATCGAGCATTAGCTGTTGGTCTTGGACTTAATGAAGACAATTTTTATGAGTACATTCGGCAACAAATGAGAGAAGAGTTGCAAAATCGATATGATTTATACTCGAGGATTTTCGTTATCGATATAAATTCAATGTATCAAGACCTGTGTTTCTTTGGTTCCCCTTGTCCACCGGAACATTGGATGAAAATGCCCGAGGCAGGTGTTTTAATTGCTAATAAGCTTGGTGTGATCGTCCATTCTTTAGACAAGAGAGGCAGTACGACGATTTTTCCGTTTTGGTGTGGTCCGGAAGATGTTCAACATCACAGAGCTCTTACAATTGCCCTTGTAAATGGAGAATCACATTTTGTCACGGTGGAGTTACAAGGCAAGTACCCAATGCCTGTTATCACGCCATATTGGATATTTCACCATGGCATGTGTGCAGCCGGATGGGAAATCATGTATAGGTCGCGTCTAGATCTATATATCAGTCTTTGTCGTCGTGAGAGTggtgttattaatatatttgattaa
- the LOC122600543 gene encoding vacuolar protein-sorting-associated protein 11 homolog produces the protein MYQWRKFEFFEEKYAGKSVGSDEVTGKIECCCSGRGKVAVGCEDGSVSLLDRGFKFSYGFQAHTSSVFFLQQLKQRNFLLTVGEDEQISPQLSSVCLKVFDLDKTQPEGPSTSVPDCIQILRIFTNQFPEAKITSFLVLEEAPPILLIAIGLDNGCIYCIQGDIARERIKRFMLQVENRQDKSQCAITGMAFRVDGKTLQLFAVTPASVSLFNLQTQPASRQTLDQIGSNANSVAMNDRLELIIGRPEAVYFYETDGRGPCWAFEGEKKFLGWFRGYLLCVIADQRSGSHTFNIYDLKNHLIAHSIVVKEVSHMLCEWGSILLIMSDKSAICIGEKDMESKLDMLFKKNLYTVAINLVQSQQADAAATAEVLRKYGDHLYSKQDFDEAMVQYIHTIGHLEPSYVIQKFLDAQRIYNLTNYLENLHEKGLGSKDHTTLLLNCYTKLKDVDKLNVFIKSEDGVGENKFDVETAIRVCRAANYHEHAMYVAKKSGRHEWYLKILLEDLGRYEEALQYISSLDPSQAGVTVKEYGKILIEHKPVETIEILMRLCTEEGTHAYMLPSPVDFLNIFIHHPRSLMNFLEKYIKKVNDSPAQVEIHNTLLELYLSGDLNFPLMSQANISENGSSKHVVNGKLTPVHKDEKTENDHQERHQKGLLLLKSAWPSDQEQPLYDVDLAIILCEMNAFKEGLLYLYEKLKLYKEVIACYMRSHDHDGLIACCKRLGDSGTGGDPTLWADLLKYFGELGEDCSKEVREVLTYIERDDILPPIMVLQTLSSNPCLSLSVIKDYIARKLEHESKLIEEDRRMIDKYQEETSTMRKEIQDLRTNARIFQLSKCTLCTFTLDLPAVHFMCMHSFHQRCLGDNEKECPECAPEYRSVLEMKRNLEQNSKNQDQFFNQVKSSKDGFSVIAEYFGKGIISKTNKGPAGS, from the exons CAACGCAACTTCCTACTAACCGTGGGAGAAGATGAACAAATATCTCCACAGCTATCTTCTGTGTGCCTCAAGGTTTTTGACCTTGATAAAACTCAACCAGAGGGTCCAAGCACCTCGGTTCCTGATTGTATCCAGATTCTACGAATATTCACCAATCAGTTTCCAGAGGCAAAG ATAACATCATTTCTAGTCCTGGAGGAGGCTCCACCAATATTGCTAATAGCCATTGGGTTAGACAATGGTTGCATTTATTGCATTCAAGGGGATATTGCACGTGAGCGTATCAAACGCTTCATGCTTCAAGTCGAAAATCGTCAAGATAAAAGTCAGTGTGCCATAACTGGGATGGCGTTTCGTGTTGATGGGAAAACTTTACAACTATTTGCAGTCACTCCCGCTTCTGTAAGCTTGTTTAACTTGCAGACTCAGCCAGCTAGCCGGCAAACCCTGGATCAAATAGGATCCAATGCGAACAGCGTTGCAATGAATGACCGCTTG GAGCTTATTATTGGTCGACCTGAGGCTGTATATTTTTATGAAACTGATGGTAGAGGTCCGTGTTGGGCATTTGAAGGAGAAAAGAAATTTCTTGGTTGGTTTCGGGGATATTTGTTATGTGTCATTGCAGACCAAAGAAGCGGAAGCCATACATTTAATATTTATGATCTCAAAAACCATTTAATTGCACACAGTATAGTGGTTAAAGAAGTATCTCACATGCTATGTGAATGGGGAAGCATACTGCTTATAATGAGTGATAAATCAGCTATATGTATTGGAGAAAAAGATATGGAAAGTAAATTGGATAtgctttttaagaaaaatcttTATACTGTAGCTATCAATCTTGTTCAAAGTCAACAAGCTGATGCAGCTGCAACGGCTGAAGTGTTAAGGAAGTATGGCGATCATCTATATAGCAAGCAGGATTTTGATGAAGCTATGGTCCAGTACATCCATACCATTGGTCATCTAGAACCTTCATATGTGATCCAGAAGTTTCTAGATGCACAAAGGATCTACAATCTTACGAACTACTTGGAGAACTTACATGAGAAAGGTCTTGGTTCGAAAGACCACACTACCCTTCTTTTAAACTGCTATACCAAACTGAAAGATGTGGACAAATTGAACGTTTTTATAAAAAGCGAGGATGGTGTCGGGGAGAATAAGTTTGATGTGGAAACTGCAATCAGGGTTTGTCGAGCTGCCAATTATCATGAACATGCAATGTATGTTGCCAAAAAGTCTGGGAGGCATGAGTGGTATTTAAAGATATTGCTTGAAGACTTAGGAAGATATGAAGAGGCGTTGCAGTACATTTCTAGCCTTGACCCAAGTCAAGCTGGTGTGACTGTTAAAGAGTATGGTAAAATACTTATAGAGCACAAGCCCGTGGAAACCATAGAAATTTTGATGAGGCTTTGCACAGAAGAAGGTACACATGCATATATGTTACCGTCTCCAGTtgattttcttaatattttcaTACACCATCCAAGATCACTTATGAATTTTCTTGAAAAGTACATAAAGAAAGTAAATGACTCGCCCGCTCAAGTAGAAATTCACAACACGTTGTTGGAGCTATATTTGTCTGGTGACTTAAATTTTCCGCTAATGTCACAAGCTAATATTAGTGAGAATGGTAGTTCCAAACATGTGGTTAATGGAAAGTTAACTCCAGTACATAAAGACGAAAAAACTGAAAACGATCATCAAGAGAGACATCAGAAAGGGCTTCTATTGCTTAAGAGTGCATGGCCGTCTGATCAAGAACAGCCACTGTATGATGTTGATCTGGCTATAATCCTGTGTGAAATGAATGCTTTTAAAGAAGGCCTTTTATATCTTTATGAAAAGTTGAAACTTTATAAAGAGGTTATCGCTTGTTACATGCGCTCACATGATCACGATGGTCTGATTGCTTGCTGTAAGAGGCTTGGGGATTCAGGGACGGGAGGTGACCCTACGCTTTGGGCAGATTTATTGAAGTATTTTGGCGAACTTGGGGAAGATTGCTCTAAAGAAGTGAGGGAAGTTTTGACTTATATTGAAAGAGATGATATTTTGCCTCCTATTATGGTTTTGCAGACACTTTCCTCAAATCCATGTCTTAGCCTCTCTGTCATTAAAGATTATATAGCTAGAAAACTGGAACATGAGTCGAAGCTTATTGAAGAAGACCGCCGAATGATTGATAAATATCAG GAAGAGACGTCTACAATGAGAAAAGAAATTCAAGATTTGAGGACTAATGCCAGAATATTTCAGCTAAGCAAATGTACTCTTTGCACTTTCACACTTGACCTTCCTGCTGTCCACTTTATGTGTATGCACTCATTCCATCAGCGTTGCCTTGGTGACAATGAAAAAGAATGTCCGGAATGTGCCCCCGAGTACAGATCTGTTCTTGAAATGAAAAGGAACTTGGAACAAAACTCCAAAAACCAAGACCAGTTCTTCAATCAagttaagagttcaaaagaTGGATTTTCAGTAATTGCTGAATATTTTGGAAAAGGAATTATTAGCAAGACTAATAAAGGACCCGCCGGATCTTAA